The sequence CCGCCCTTGGCCACGGCCGCCCCCGCGATGCCGCCGACCAGCGCGTGCGACGAGCTCGTCGGCAGGCCCAGGTAGAACGTGATGAGGTTCCAGCCGATGGCCCCGATCAGCCCGGCGAACACCACCCCGATCGACAGCACGCCGGGGTCGACCACGCCCTTGGCGATCGTCGCCGCCACGTGGGTGCCGAACACGAGGAAGGCGACGAAGTTGAAGAACGCCGCCCACGCCACCGCCGTCCTCGGCGACAGCACCCTCGTCGACACGACCGTGGCGATCGAGTTGGCGGCGTCGTGGAAGCCGTTGACGTAGTCGAACGCGAGCGCGATGGCGACGACGACGACGACCGCGAGATCGTCCACCGTTCGATCAGGCGTGCTTCAGGACGATCGACTCGACCACGTTGGAGACGTCCTCCAGCGTGTTGAGCGCCGCCTCCATGGCCTCGACGAGGTCCTTCCAGCGGAGGACGGAGATCGCGTCGATCTCGCCGCTGAACAGCCGGGCCAGCGCCTGCCGGTACACCTTGTCGCCCTCGGTCTCCAGTTGGTCGATGGCGTCGAGGTAGGGCCGCACGCCCTTCATCGACTCCAGCAGCTTGATCAGGTCCTGGGCCTGCTCGGCCATCTTCACGAGGAGGTCGGCCTGCTGCTTCACCTCGGGCAGCGCGCTCGGGTCGCCGTCGCCCAGCTGGAGCTTGTGCACGACCTCGAGCACGTCGTCGACGACGTCGTCGAGCTCCTCGGCCAGCTCGTGGATGTCCTCCCGGTCGAACGGGGTGACGAACGACGTGTTCAGCCGCTGGAGGATGTCGCGGGTGAGGCCGTCACCGCGACGCTCGAAGGCGACGAAGTCCTCGACGGCCGCTCCTTCGCCGTTCAACGACTCCCGCAGCCGGCGGGCGCAGTCGGCCACGTTGCCGGCCGCTTCGTCGAACAGGCGGAAGAAGTGGCGGTCGGTCGGCAGCAGACGGAAGGCCACGAGCGGATCACGCTACCCGCGCCGGCCGGTCCGCCTACGCTCCGGTTCGCCCAGGATCGGCAGGAGGCGACGGATGGCTCGGATCGCAGTGCTCGGCGGCGGCATCATCGGCCTCTCGACGGCGATGCTGGTGGCCGCCGACGGCCACGAGGTGACCGTCCTCGAACGGGACCCGGAGCCGCCGCCTCACGACGCCGACGAGGCGTGGGCGGCGTGGGCCCGCCGCGGCGTCAACCAGTTCCGCCTGCTGCACTACTTCCTGCCCCGCTGGCGGACCCTGTGCGAGGCCGAGCTGCCGGCGCTGCTCGACGAGCTCGTGGCGGCCGGCGCCCTCGACCAGAACCCGGTCGCCGAGGCGCCGCCGACCGTGTCCGGCGGCCCCCAGCCGGGCGACGAGGTGTTCCGCACGGTCACCGGGCGGCGGCCGATGGTCGAGGCCGTCATCGCCCGCCTGGCCGGGTCGACGCCGGGCATCACGATCCGGCGCGGCGTGGCCCTCGCCGGCGTGCGCACGGGGCCGGACGCCGTCCCCGGCGTGGTGCACGTCACCGGGGTCGTCACCGAGGACGGCGAGGAGATCGCCGCCGACCTCGTCGTCGACGCCGGCGGGCGGCGGTCCGCCCTCCCCCGCTGGCTCGAGGCCGCCGGCGGCCGCCCGCCCGTGGAGGAGAAGGACGACTGCGGGTTCGTCTACTACGGCCGCCACTTCCGGTCCGCCGACGGCTCGGTGCCACCGTTCCTCGGCCCCGGGCTCCAGCACTACGACGCCATCTCGGTGCTCACCCTGC comes from Acidimicrobiales bacterium and encodes:
- a CDS encoding DUF47 family protein, with product MAFRLLPTDRHFFRLFDEAAGNVADCARRLRESLNGEGAAVEDFVAFERRGDGLTRDILQRLNTSFVTPFDREDIHELAEELDDVVDDVLEVVHKLQLGDGDPSALPEVKQQADLLVKMAEQAQDLIKLLESMKGVRPYLDAIDQLETEGDKVYRQALARLFSGEIDAISVLRWKDLVEAMEAALNTLEDVSNVVESIVLKHA
- a CDS encoding FAD-dependent oxidoreductase — encoded protein: MPAASSNRRKKWRSVGSRRKATSGSRYPRRPVRLRSGSPRIGRRRRMARIAVLGGGIIGLSTAMLVAADGHEVTVLERDPEPPPHDADEAWAAWARRGVNQFRLLHYFLPRWRTLCEAELPALLDELVAAGALDQNPVAEAPPTVSGGPQPGDEVFRTVTGRRPMVEAVIARLAGSTPGITIRRGVALAGVRTGPDAVPGVVHVTGVVTEDGEEIAADLVVDAGGRRSALPRWLEAAGGRPPVEEKDDCGFVYYGRHFRSADGSVPPFLGPGLQHYDAISVLTLPADNGTWGIGIVTSGTDRTLRALRDPERFDATVACFPLMAHWLEGERLDADVAVMAGIEDRVRCFRVDGRPVATGVVAVGDAWACTNPSVGRGISVGTIHAIALRDLLRTADLGDPAGLADAWHDVTEATVLPFVRSTLWFDRHRLAEIDAQIEGRPYEPDDPLWEFWHALGVASFGDAELFRSSVRIAGMLSRVEDEHDRDDVRERALSLGAGWRSEPLPGPDRGQLLATLGV